One stretch of Punica granatum isolate Tunisia-2019 chromosome 5, ASM765513v2, whole genome shotgun sequence DNA includes these proteins:
- the LOC116207331 gene encoding phospholipase A(1) DAD1, chloroplastic-like — protein MRLSPINGASSLTSSSNNNATDLVNLINSKILSQGLDGLSRNFHSQNYPIKCQPSSVCCSIAVAYPSDRLIPPHHVATAAPRAPPQRISKNWMEYQGISNWEGLLDPLDDTLRREILRYGEFVEAAYRAFDFNPESETFATCKHPQSSLLTRSGIRETGYRLTRHLRATCGVQLPLWMDRMPSWMSTQSSWIGYVAVCQDKKEISRLGRRDIVIALRGTATCLEWIENLRASLTGLHGDVEQDDVPMVQSGFLSLYTSRTSTSPSLQDAIKEEIARIIRTYGDEPLSITLTGHSLGAALAKLAAYDIRTTFDNAPMVTVVSFGGPRVGNINFRCRLEDSGTKILRIVNSDDLVTKVPGFVLENSGLPKNKAVQVTGFPSWFQKSVEDMRWVYADVGQELRLSSRMSPYHSKGNMATCHELRTYLQLVNCFVSSACPFKATATSLLNFHYPENSLL, from the coding sequence ATGAGGCTTTCCCCCATCAACGGCGCCTCTTCATTGACCTCCTCCTCAAATAACAACGCCACTGACTTGGTTAATCTGATTAACAGTAAAATCTTATCACAAGGCCTTGATGGGCTCAGCAGAAACTTCCATTCCCAGAACTACCCCATCAAGTGCCAGCCCAGCTCGGTATGCTGCAGCATCGCTGTCGCGTACCCCTCGGACCGTCTCATACCACCTCACCACGTGGCAACTGCAGCACCACGAGCACCTCCCCAGAGGATATCCAAGAACTGGATGGAGTACCAGGGGATCAGCAACTGGGAAGGGTTGCTTGATCCCCTTGACGACACCCTCCGGCGTGAGATACTCCGCTATGGTGAGTTTGTCGAGGCCGCATACCGTGCGTTCGATTTCAACCCCGAGTCTGAGACGTTCGCCACTTGCAAGCATCCCCAGAGCTCCCTCCTCACCCGGTCAGGAATACGGGAGACTGGGTACAGGCTGACGAGACACCTGCGGGCCACGTGTGGCGTCCAGCTCCCCCTGTGGATGGACAGGATGCCGAGCTGGATGTCCACCCAGTCGAGCTGGATTGGCTACGTGGCAGTCTGCCAGGATAAGAAGGAGATCTCGAGGCTGGGGAGGCGGGATATCGTGATTGCCCTTCGTGGCACTGCCACCTGCCTTGAGTGGATTGAGAATCTCCGCGCCTCCTTGACAGGTCTACATGGCGATGTCGAGCAGGATGATGTTCCGATGGTACAGAGCGGGTTCCTAAGCTTGTACACATCGAGAACTTCCACGTCGCCAAGCCTGCAGGACGCTATAAAGGAGGAGATAGCGAGAATCATCAGAACATACGGTGATGAGCCCCTGAGCATTACCCTCACAGGCCACAGCCTCGGTGCAGCATTGGCTAAACTTGCAGCGTATGACATACGTACCACCTTTGACAATGCACCCATGGTGACTGTAGTTTCATTCGGCGGTCCTCGTGTAGGGAACATAAACTTCCGATGTCGCCTGGAAGATAGTGGAACAAAAATATTACGTATCGTGAACTCGGATGATCTGGTCACCAAAGTGCCCGGTTTTGTGCTGGAGAACTCTGGATTGCCAAAGAACAAGGCAGTCCAAGTAACAGGCTTCCCAAGCTGGTTCCAAAAGAGCGTGGAAGACATGCGGTGGGTGTATGCCGATGTCGGGCAAGAACTACGGCTCAGCAGTCGCATGTCTCCTTATCACAGCAAGGGAAACATGGCAACATGCCACGAGCTTAGAACATACCTCCAGCTGGTGAATTGCTTCGTTAGCTCCGCATGTCCCTTCAAAGCAACGGCAACAAGCTTGCTGAACTTTCACTATCCCGAAAACTCGTTGCTTTGA